TAAGAATACTTGTAAGAATCAACGGAGTGCTTCCCAGAAGAACCATTCCAGAAAATCAATAAGTGACACCAAATATGACCTAAACTGCCAACAATACTTGAGAACTGAACGAAGAAAATCATACAAACTCCTGCATGATGACCAATAAGAAACCCAACTATATAGTCTCTCGCAGGTTTCAAGTATTGGGGATTCCAAAAATATCAATATTTAGGTAATGTGATGTGGTCAATAGACTTCTGATGCAGAAGCCAAGCTGTTtggcaagaaataaataaaaggcaCACACAAGAAAAGGGTTGGTTCACTTAATCAACTGGTGAACCAACCCAATAGGCCATAGGGCCAACCAACCTTGTGTTGGGCCAGCCCAATAGGGCTGGGAGTTGCTGGGTTTCCCAAACCCAGATCGTAGGGGTATCAATGTCAATTTTAATTGACAAATTTTGACTACAAGTGTTGGCTGAATCCTTAGTGGGAACCACATGACTTAGACAATGACTAGAAGAATatcaagtggggtccacatgaagAAGCCAGCTGCAACACATTCAATTTCTATTCTTATGtaatatttagtttctattttcatgtcaCAGCAagtaagtttctatttcctttgtAACTTGAGGAGCAAGTATGACCCTTTATATATTGTAAAGGCTTTTAGGAGCCTCCCCATGATTTTATTAGTTAATTGAATACTGCTTTGAAGCAAAGAAAGATTTTCTTGTCCATGAGTGTGACATGAAGGATTGTTAGGAGCCTAGCTGTGAGAGCCGAATCCCACtatcccccttctcttcttatcCTATCTTCTCTCCCTGCCCTgctcatagttcgagaactcgctgagatctcgccgagtttctcggtttttttaAGACCCAAGACGAGACTAGAGGCGATTCTCAAAAGTGCAAAATCTCACCGATATCTCACCGATATATCGGATCTCGGttcggatctcggtttcggcCCATATTTTTACCCatctaccacttaaataccccACCTAACTCGATAGAACTCGCCATATCTCGGCAAGTTCtatccaaaaccccaaaattctctcttcttcccaaaactGAGACTACTTTTTCCCAAAACTACTCTGttacttcattttttggatggatttcaagccttgaactgtgattcagctgcacatttgaagattcaactccactTTTACAAGATTCATcacaaatttgaaggatttttcaaaggtaaactatttttccccaaatctattttttcaaaaaaaattgttcaatccttggtagattcatgtcattttaagatatgttacacaactttggacgatctatcacttgatggagtccgaattttgtttctattattaattttgttattatattttctgcaaaaagatgatttttttgaagaaaaaaaattgaaaaaaataggatgaatagtgattgtttggaagtgattttcatgcatattggacaactttggatgctctacaGTTTCATGcagtcattttattttttcacccaataaaaaaattatctaaattttatttttaattaagaaataaatactagggttaggggataaataagagatagctattcgattgttctagtagcttaacaatatgtttaatagttacgaatacaatattttaagtctttaatacaatactttaagtctttaatagttactaatacatgttttttttatgtaacagtgtaaaaagtATGACATTTCAtacacaatgggggatatagcaTGATAACATGGAGTCCTGATGTCCGAGGATAAAAAGAAGACCAAGTGTAACTATTGTGGAAAGTTGCTATCTAGAGGAGCCACTAGGTTAAAACAACATTTAGCTGGTACAGGTAAGGACGTTGCCTCATGCAGAAATGTTCCGAGCCGAGTGAAAGTGGCTATGGCCCACCACTTGAGTGGAGGACGagcaaagaaagctgagagggaaagacaacaaacAGAGTTTGATGAGGTAGTGttagagaggcctggtgtagagatccatggaggagatgatactgaatataggcctacacctggtgagtttGAATCAGAGGCTGAGTGGAGAATTTACCAACAAACTTTGGAAGAGAATAGACAAAGTTTGCATTATGGGAATATGATAAGATATGAGTaggcaagaggagctggtggatctggctcagttGCACCAGCGcaacaagatgagaggaggagaagcactggcacaAGATAGATCCCACGGCCCCCAACCCGACCACGAGCCCATTCcccagatcccatttttgagcaggatccaaagaacgttatccaaattgtgacagATAACGGTTATAACTTTAAAAAGGCtagagagaagttgatgaacaagaagagaaagaggatccgcctcttttggactccatgtgcaacACATTCCATTGATTTAATGTTGAAAGACATGGAGAAGAAAACTTTGGGGGCAAgtgtggtcaatagggcaagacaagtgaccacttttgtatataaccatagttatgctttagccatgttgagggaaaaatgcaatgGCGATTTAGTAACGCCTGGtatcactcgatttgccaccaattacattgcattgaagagctttcaaacGAAGGTGATAGGTCTaaggtctatgtttgcaagtgaacagtGGTTTGGTTGGCATGGGTCTAATTCAGAAGAAGGGAGAGCAACACAACATACCATTGCAAGTGACCAATTCTGGAAGGACCTgcataaagttgttgccatattagagccagtggtggcagtactaaggatggttaatacagagaagaagcctaccttgccccacatttatgttgcccttcagaagatgaaggaaatgatcAGAGCTGCGATACACCGGAGTGCAAGGTCATATACTAACATCACTGATgcgcggtgggagaagcacgtgagtcatccattgcataaagctggtgagttcaacacttcaacatactttacactttatatgagtttttacatttacatattcaaactcaaaagcattaagtcactaacaagttATATTCTTGGTTTccactttaccagcatactatctgaatccaaagtatcagtaCTCGCAaaatcttgggctagacacagAGTTGTTAGTGGCAGTTCAaaatgttattgagaagttggagcccaatgCCAAGACACAGGCTGGGTGCAATGataatgatgaggtgagagtatgggactgggtactttggtagtaagtaaaggaatgtaattactaagtAGTAAATACTAATACctctaacaatgtttgaaatttgaaatgaaaacagatccaaaacttcagagaggcctcagcaagtttcagtcgaaaaactgcagtggagggtagacaaaagtcagaccttggtaggtggcatgacattacatttatgaattataattttatccctttggaatgtacatattcttaatattctatatttgtaatgcagccgactggtgggtactttatggtacaagttcacccaacctgaggaagataGCAGTGAGAGtactctcacaaacttgttcatcctccggatgcgAGCGCAATTGGAGTACATTCTGATTGATCCACTCGaagaggcggaacagattgggtagcaaacgactggagcagctggtgtatgtgcattacaatatgagactaaggatgaggcacatatgTGAAGGAATGGacaccaatgataaagaacccatcgAACTAACCAACATTTTCCaagactctgatgatgatgaagatcccctattccagtgggtgagggatcctGGTACACCAGATATGGATCAacctgggggtaggcccgaccccaccattgcgttcgtaaccggtacagatgttgaggactatatgtcgcaagaggggcgtgcacattcagAGTCACCGACACCTTTTGAGGCTGCAATAGGAAGTGTTGTTGaatgctgatgatgatgatgatgatgatgatgatgtgtggtgatggtgatgaccctactggtggtggtgatgacccTACTGGCGGTGGTGGCATGCGAGGTGGTGGTTATTATAATAATCGTCATGAAAGGATGCGCGAGCAATACCAACATGATGTGGGAACGCAGGCGGACCCTGTGCGTTACACAGGTGAGTCTCAATTTACGCATGCCACACAGGATCGAGACCACTAaactatgtgtagagtagggtattttagtacgtcgtcgcctaccaacctatggtccaaagtgaaactcatatttggactttgtttttgcaaaatctgatagtgtcattgtgtttaaatggcctaaaataggctgaataccaagtttcagacccaaactaggtctaaaacccaccgagttgaggcttcgagtcggaaaaaaaaaaaatgcaccaactcggcgagatctcaccgagatctcgacttgactcggtttttccaaggacCGAGTTGGTTCCAAGatccgagttctcgaactatggccCTGCTCGATATCCCTTGCTGTGTTTGTGACTGCAATGGCTGCAACTGATCACTGCTGAAGTCTAGGAGCTGATCCCCAAGCAAGCCCTTAACTGAGGTTGCTGATCATCACCAGAGAAGGATCGAACCACACTCCTTTAGATCTGTTTTCTGCCCTACTGCCTGCAGCAATCGAACCAGTTTCTCTCCAAGGTCTGAGCCTTGTTCCAGCAGAGCTTTGAGAGATTGAATCACACCAACAAGGATCCCACTCGATCCCAGTTCCAGCCCAGTCTGCTGGCTGGATTGTTCCATagccttaaccttctaatttcatcTCCAACTCAGATCTTCTTTACTGAccatcagaactgaaccaaacttGCAGCAAAGCTTCATCCCTTCAAGGCCTACACTTGATCCTCTTTAGAGCCCAAACACAGTGCTGGTTTGCTAATTATTGtataaccttctaattttgggTTATCTTCATATCTCAGCCTCTagccatcagaattggctgaAATTTGCAGTGTAGCTTCTCTTCACCATCATCCCCACTCGACCTGAGTTTGGAGTCATTCCACATGCTAGTTTGGTTTGAATTCctaaactttctaattctgtcctttgttgttattttgattgtgggttatttggagctagattaaccctaatctagtcttacattaactTCTCAATTGCTTCAGTAGACCTGGTTCATAGATTGAATTTACTTAACCTACAAGGAAGAATGCATGAATTTATACTGCTCCcaactgggggggggggggggagaagaaaattttaagagCATATGAGACCAATTAATGGTTCGAAAGCTATCAAGTTGCCTCCCACAACTTAGTGTTAGAACCAAGATCAATGAAACTAATACTAAACAGCCAAACCTTCATAGAACATTATTCATTAGGATGAAAGGAGCTTTGGAGTTCGGGGGTTGGGGATTCTGTCCAAACAcctcaattttgattttaaaggCAAAACTATCATATTAGGTATGGTACTAAATGTTGGAAAACTAATTCGTTTATATAACCTTAATCACTTACTCTAATGCACGTGCAGTCCCCAGAGCAATCTTGACACGGGTGTTCCATGTTAACGGCTTGCTGAATTCATCTGAGAGGTGCAGGAAATCATGCAGTGAACCATTCCCATGAAACTCATACACTAGCAGGTGCTGCCCATGCTCAGAACAGTATCCCACTAGCTCAGTCACATTTGGGTGACATAACCGGGAGATGTTGGAAACAACTTCCATGAAATCTTCAGATGACTGGGAAGGCAGAGCAGAAGAATCTATTTTCTTTACAGCAAGAACCTATGGCATATCATCAAAATATTGGAAGTCAAGATCAAGAATCAGTAGGCATTCAAACAAGAAAATCAATGAAGAGGCCCTAATCATGGCCTACCAAATACCATATCAGAACACTGCGAGGACAAATGTATAATGGCCGGGACCATTATATATCGGGTCCCAGCAAGCAGATATACCACCCCAGGATTTGGTCAATGAAGTTATCTGAACATTCCCATATTTGTTTATATAGAAAGCACGAAAGAAGGATCCACAGAGTGTTCTGAAACACTCCATTTAATGATAATCATGGTACAAATCATTTATATGCATAGGAAATTGGGTAAAGGATTCTACACCACATCAAGAAGAAATCTATACCTTCCCATTGTCGAATAGGGCTCGATAAACACGTCCAATAGACCCCTCTCCAATAAGATTTTCCACACTAAAGCTTCCTGTAGCCATCTGCAGGTCCGCTATTGAATACATTGCAGTGCTTAAGGGAGCAGAATTAGCTTTCTTGACAACAACAGGCTTGTTTGAAAAGTCATCTTCATCAAATGATTTATGCCGATCAATGGGTGGAGGTCTAAGGTTCATCGATGCAGAAGTTTCTAACGTTTTTGTGTTAATTATGGAGGACGTCTGAATAGACTTCATTTCTGCAAAGACAGTAATAAACTAAAACGATGAACATTTTGCATTTGAATATAAATGAAAACTTCTTCAAAAAGTAAGGTACATTTCACTGGATTTGAGGGCCAGTTACCAGTACTGATAGCTTATGGGTCAGACTAGCACGTACATAAGCATACTTAAAAATTCTTAGAATCAATAACTCTCTGCATGGGCCTCCAAGAAACATTTTTTTAACTTAGAGACGGTAATGGAGATAAGTCAACTGAAGCTATGGTTTCATCAGGTTCTTCAGTGAAAATCCTGGGATCCTATTTACTAAAACAGATTCTTGAAACACAATTAGGTAGAGTTAGGCAATTAACATTTTGCTTGTCCACAGCATCCTAAACTTGAGCAACTCAACTTCCGTGAttctttgaaattttcaaaattcctGAGAAAACTACCAGTCTTTAGACGGACCAGCCTCCAAAATTTGATATTCTTTCTGCAGCTTCTCACCTTAATTCTTCAATCCCATTGCTGATCTTAGCAAAATCAAGCAATTGCTTGTATTCTGGACAAGAATGCTTCCAATCAATAGTTGCAAAGTCATCAGATTTTCAATTCTTAATTATCTGATGTTGTAGCAACTAGCAAGCCATGAGGCAGGAGTATTCCCATTGGTTCTCAAGTTTCAAAATTATTCTGTTTGTCCAAAGGAGGTTCAAAACACCTATAATGGGCATTGGCAGTACAGAAGGGTAAGGCAACTTTAACTGTATGGAAAAACAGCTGGAGGCATAACAGATATGATATATTGGaggtttaaaaaattggagaTCCAAGGATTTGCTCCCCCTGGCAGATGAAGCAAttgaattctctctctctctctctctttgatgcagatttatcaccaaactgggcttctttgcttaggaataagtctagggttgggttatatacatgttaggcttttgatcccatgggttttcaaatAGGCcacttttttgggcctaaaatatgggtaattaggttgcatatgggattagttgttttagttccatacttagttttattttggtgtttttgttcataaattgaaccggttcaaccaatggttcaatttaagtgattttagtagttttcttttaaatgtttagtggggctggattaggactctattttgagtctattttagtttccaagtcagtttaagttacctaataagttaaggactgggttaggcctttcctttttagtgtaggagtctatttttgagtcttttatacaAGGTTGTAAGGGGGAAAGTATTAAAAACGAATTTTgaaattaatgaaaagctttttgctgctcttcttctccattgaatatttttgtcttgtgtttgatcaaggctagtgggattggtgtttgatccaatcgacaccttgcggtgtgaagtccgggtggttcgttcaagctctccttcaagttctttgaagatttccttcaagttctagttgaagattcaatttttattcaagatctacaatcaaacaagctgctgccaaggaaattctgcaacaacagtgagtttgaatcatccatcccctacaattcttcttctaatcctctcacagcccaaaccctaaaattcccccttttgtttccaatgttcccaatacctaaattctgcctagaccaaaccagccagcaaaatccctccttttttggatCGAACTCTCCTCTCACCATaaagaaaactcgatccaagttgctccctcatccgaccattataaaccctaaaaatccattttttcctcttttaaaAAACCCGAAATAACCTTAACCTAACTGCCGATTCTAATTAAAAGGCCTAGACTTGTTAAAACTTAatgtaaccttcactgatagactcccctacatgaacttgacctaaccctaccaccaaaccctaggtcccattaaaccctaactctaatttcacaattttgaCCTAACCGAACTACATGTTCAGttcagatcctggttattggtctcctaccaatctagaactacattactctctctctcacacacatttAACTCCTGGTCTTTCTTCAGATGGTTGCCTCTCTAGCATTCCTACTACTGTCAGTTTATGAAGCTACATGGTATGCTTAGTGAGATGGAAGTTTGGCTAATTTCTGGTAAGCATTTGAACCATTTGATCAATCCCTCATGCTTGATCAAACTGTCGTAAAGTTCCTATCTCTAGCTTCAGTTGCAGGTGTGTGGTGAGAAGGCAAATCAAGGGGTTTGGATTAAAACTTTAACAGGGAATGGTCACAAACAACAAAAATGGTATACGAGTTCTGTGTCAAGAAAATAAAGGTGCTCAGTGATATATTCGGAAGTATGTGGGTAGTATCTCTAACTGTCAGAAAGATTTGGGTAAATTTACTCCAAAATCAGTAATTGAAGTATTGTACCTTCAAATCTTCTATGTAACTAGATTGGCATTAAAATTCAGCCAGGTgccttttcaaaaaaaaataataataataaaaaatatggtTGAGTGCTACACCCAAGGGTCATGTTACTCATTCCCATTCCAATGATGATCTAGACCTCTTCCAGAAAAACAACAGGGATCTTATTTTATGTGCATTTCAAGGCTAAAGACTGTTCTATTTATAATCCTAACTCGATTTCTAGAATAAACTGTCCCTTAAGGTTACCAAAACATCTTTAATTAGAATCTATGtcaatacattttttttggaagatcAAGATCTATTGCATTTTAAAATATTCTAGTCAACCATGGGCTTAACTAATTAGGTCAGTGATTAATAACATAAATACTTCTTTCAACCTGACTTAATTGCTGATCAGTAAGTCAATCGATGATTGCCAGGCATTCTAcaaaccaaattttttttttcagaagtAGGAAACTTTCTTAAATTTGATCCTTGATTTTTGCTTTGAAATACCGAAATCCGGTTTCTAGGTGAGGGGAAAAAAACTTTCCAATTATTCTAGATAGTATAATCAGTGCTGTGAAGGTAATGCCTAGAGAACCAGGGGGTCAAGGATGGTCTAGGCGAGATACAAATAGGCAGGCCTAGATGGCTATTAAGGCTATGCAAACTCCCATGTACTCATTTATTGTTATATATTGGTTGTGCCCATCATAAATGTGCGtaaaaatctttctttttttaaattatttcttataaatgaaaatgattaattTAAGTTAGATGCTCTTTTATTACTCCTTTTCTGCAAGAGACACACACAAGATTCATAAGTATTGAGACCATGATGCATTGTTGTGCATTACAGATAAAGCTTCAAAGATAAAGAGTAAAAATGTAAACCGAACTACCTTTAACTTCATTCGAAGCAAGAGGGCTGAAAGGCCGCTCAGTGTCAAGCTTTTCAACTTCTGATGTAGGCCTTCTGGATCTCTTTTTCATTAAGAAGAATGCTACTATTGCGCCAACGACCAAAATTGATATCACTATTCCTGCAACACCTCCACCTCCTATACCTGATTTCTTCCCACCATTATTATTATCAGAAGGGCTGTTAGTGTTATTGCTACCGCTATTTCGATTGGAATGTGCTTTTGGTGGTGGAGATGTATATGGTGGAGGCGGTGGTGCAGGCCCTGATGTCCATGAGTTACCTACAGTCCTGAAGTTAAAATCATAAAGCTCAGATCcaaacaataacaaaaaatagATTTCCATAAAAAGAAACTCAGCGTTTTGTGTTTCTTACTTCAAACTGTTTATGTTTTTCAACTGGTCAGGAATCCAGCCGCTAAAATGGTTGTTTTCAACATTTctgaaaacaaaaatgaaatgaagCATCAAATGGGTTGAAATAGAAAACTCCACTATCATAGAAAGGACAATGTATGTGCTTCTCAAAAAGATCACTCACAGATTTTCAAGGGGGAGATTTGCAAGGACATTGATGGTACCCGTAAATTGGTTGTTTTGTAAATACCTGCATAATTATAAATCAGATAACTTAGCAAGGAAAACCTGGtaaactaagtattggtatcaaaTCAGATAACCTGTTGTTTTACTTACATGCTAGTCAGACTTGAAAGGGAGCTAAAACTCTCAGAAAGGTTACCTGTAAATTGATTGAAAGAGAAGTCCCTGAAGTCACAGAGGGGAGATCATCATCACATAATCATTCCGAAGGTCTGAAACCCACAGAACAGCTACAAGGATAAAGATTTTTgaaacaattcaaaaaaaaaaaaggtttataTACATAGTTGCTTTGTTGTGTTATCATCACTATTTGGCTCTGATAAcaactattttttttctaaGATAGTTCTGATATCAACTTCATTGGGGATGTGGAATGTACAAGGATTGGGGTGTAGACCTCCATTCCGAAAATTGCAAAAATGGACTACCAGGTAGACACTGCACTCGGTAGAAAGTGATTGGTATGTTTAAACTCAAAGATCACTGCTGTCTTTGGTTAAAAACTGTTGAGGTACGATGTCTTTTATTTAGCATAAGTGGGCTGATGCCGAAGGGCCGTTAAGAATTTTTTTAAGGGCTttatgggtatttcggtaaattaaCTGCATACggtttcactataaatttgtagcaagggttctttctctataagcaatttgagagaggtgtgaTGATGAGtggttgtaaccctattctccatcgATAGTGAAGcaaatctcatctcaccatggacgtaggcaatcttgccgaaccacttaaatccttgtgtgcattgtgtgattgtttgtttgcaatttccattcttttttgcaCCGTTTTAGGTCCTCGTTTTCTACAAAAGCAAAGTGTAtaaaaagagggggagggggaagaaatTCAAAGTGAAATGAAAGAAAGCACCCCctcccaccacccccccccccccaaaaaaaagagaaaagaaaagaaaaagaaaaacaatgatGCGTCCTATGAGTAGAACCTTTGGAGACATAGAGAATGAAGTTTGATGCAACTTCTTGCATTCGATCCAAATGCATTCGAAATTATTTGTGAAGTAAAAtgcgtaaaattttacttgaccTTTCTGAAAGTTTACTTATATCTAACCAAACAGCCTAAATATATGAACAAAATCACATGCCATAAAAAGGCCCCAAAGTTTGAACATTTAATAAACTTAACTAAATGATAAAGAAGATGATGCAGCAATTTCTTAATGATATTATCCAGTGTGCAGTGATAATGATTGCTTTCAGAAGTTAGAGAGATATCTCACAATATGGTGATGGCAGAAAGCTGTCCAAATATGTCACCCAGCTGGCCCTGAAGTTGATTATGACTGATGTTTCTACAGTCATCAACAATGCTATCGTTTAGTTCAGAGTCCTCTTAAGGCATTTTGCACAGGCAAATGAACTAAATGGTCACTAATCAAATGGTACTCACAGGTATTTAAGTGAAGTCATCTGAGAAACTGAATATGGGATCCCACCAGTGAAGGAATTTCCAGCGAGATTTCTGCGATTCAGATATCAGTTGTtgctctttccctttttttttcattgcaaggggggggggggggaaggagcgGGGGGATCAAAAGAATGTAGAACTAGGAGAACTTACAGTTGCTGCAGATTCGGAGGTAGTTGATAGGGTATCTGGTTTCCAAGATTATTGTTACTTATATCCCTGGATGGATTTTGATATGTCAagtaatcaatcaatcaaagctaatataaaatgagaaataatttaaaaaagtCACTTACAGGTTCGTTAAAGAAGTTAGACTCGTTAGCTGGTACCCCATTGACCCAGTAAGTCCAAGACCTGATAATTTGCTGATGGGATATGGCATAGAAATATATGTATTAGGAAAAAGCAGCATGGGGGATACACAAGCATTAGAATATGAagggaaaatagaagagaaaagaaaattacatttCTGTAACTGCAGAGCCAGAGCAGGATACACCTCTCCAGGACTGCCCACATGGATCACCACTGCTTGAACTCCAACCTGTTAGCTGAGATGGAGAATTTAAGCTGCTGTACATGACCCTAAGGGCAGAAGCTGTGCATTGAAGAAGCCAACAGATGTAGTCAATAAGGAGTCATTCATGAGATTTGAAAACACATTTCCATCAGACACTAAACTGTCTTTCTTCTTACTACTCATGTTGGTTATGGAGCATTGAATAGGATAATTAAGCTCCTAAAATATTAAGGAAGAATATATGACAGTATTCAATAATTTGCGAAAGTTCACCTCACCATCCTGTGCCAGCTAATCCAGCTTAATGGTTACATAAGGGGAACCGATATTATTATGCAGCAAAACACCATTTCCAAGCCGCTGGAGAGGATATTACTAAATTATACCAGAATGAAACAAAGGAAAAGTGAACTCCATTGGTAACTAAcatgaagaaacccaaaatccaaacaAAGCCAATTCAAAATATCCATAAAAAAtttagagaaagagaggaggaaaagaTGTGGTTAGAGAAATAATGTTTGAACATGAGATTATagcaagaaaaaaattgaagtgaaaaagggggggtgggggaggagagGGGAGTTGACATGacagaggagagagatcattatTTCCTAGGAGTGCTATTCTGGTGAGACCCATTTATCtatattccaaaaaaaaaatctcatcttcATACACCTAAACCTGCTCATCAGAGACAGATAAAACAGGTTTGCAATATGATGTCCACAACTACAGAAGATTTAAATC
The sequence above is a segment of the Telopea speciosissima isolate NSW1024214 ecotype Mountain lineage chromosome 7, Tspe_v1, whole genome shotgun sequence genome. Coding sequences within it:
- the LOC122667740 gene encoding protein STRUBBELIG-RECEPTOR FAMILY 6, which gives rise to MWQVWVFVLSICVWNPISVNGDTKPEDASALRVMYSSLNSPSQLTGWSSSSGDPCGQSWRGVSCSGSAVTEIKLSGLGLTGSMGYQLTSLTSLTNLDISNNNLGNQIPYQLPPNLQQLNLAGNSFTGGIPYSVSQMTSLKYLNISHNQLQGQLGDIFGQLSAITILDFSFNQFTGNLSESFSSLSSLTSMYLQNNQFTGTINVLANLPLENLNVENNHFSGWIPDQLKNINSLKTVGNSWTSGPAPPPPPYTSPPPKAHSNRNSGSNNTNSPSDNNNGGKKSGIGGGGVAGIVISILVVGAIVAFFLMKKRSRRPTSEVEKLDTERPFSPLASNEVKEMKSIQTSSIINTKTLETSASMNLRPPPIDRHKSFDEDDFSNKPVVVKKANSAPLSTAMYSIADLQMATGSFSVENLIGEGSIGRVYRALFDNGKVLAVKKIDSSALPSQSSEDFMEVVSNISRLCHPNVTELVGYCSEHGQHLLVYEFHGNGSLHDFLHLSDEFSKPLTWNTRVKIALGTARALEYLHEVCSPSFVHKNFKSANILLDMELNPHLSDCGLANFIPNMDQVLNHNVGSGYSAPEVAMSGQYTMKSDVYSFGVVMLELLTGRKPFDSLKPRSEQSLVRWATPQLHDIDALSKMVDPALKGLYPAKSLSRFADVVALCVQMEPEFRPPMSEVVQALVRLVQRANMSKRTAADVQGVRRADDTDIQE